A portion of the Echeneis naucrates chromosome 5, fEcheNa1.1, whole genome shotgun sequence genome contains these proteins:
- the eogt gene encoding EGF domain-specific O-linked N-acetylglucosamine transferase isoform X2 — protein MLLLIVLGIVFSSAVVTTEKASKTNHNSSALLLNYSRISLPLEHVPYFLYNNKRVAKQCRLDPLCPFKGALLDSFACWGYEKNCDPGRRFGYPVCTKADSGWTHSLEAAKELFWKQADFGYVKERLSELKTFCKASKPGDSSLKCTRHTRFCKATNLYLDLREPRRSHERYKEDFISEGQIGGHCRLNKRALAAEGQHKSPLQSWYAELQTYTELDFNPTEDGYCDILIEEPTVFMKLDAGVNMYHHFCDFVNLYISQHINNSFSTDVKIVMWDTVCFKDAFFSLLPRMRYGLFYNTPLISDCYSEGMFRAFSQHVLHRLNILQAGPKEGRIRVTLLARSTEYRRILNQLELVNALKTVPLLEVNVVDYKYKDVPFLEQLRITHNSDIFIGMHGAGLTHLLFLPDWAVIFELYNCQDESCYRDLARLRGIRYVTWQKMDKVLPQDKGHHPTLGGHPKFTNYSFDVGEFMRLVMEAADYVKCHHKWQSRTLHDEL, from the exons ATGCTGCTCTTGATTGTGCTGGGCAtagttttttcttctgctgtggTCACCACTGAGAAGGCTTCAAAAACTAACCACAACTCATCAGCACTGCTCCTCAACTACAGCAGGATCTCCCTGCCGCTGGAGCACGTACCCTACTTCCTCTACAACAACAAGAGAGTTGCCAAGCAATGCCGTCTGGACCCACTCTGCCCTTTTAAA GGTGCACTGCTGGATTCCTTTGCCTGTTGGGGGTATGAGAAGAACTGTGATCCAGGAAGGCGCTTTGGCTATCCAGTGTGTACCAAAGCTGACTCTGGATG GACTCATTCACTGGAGGCAGCCAAGGAGCTTTTTTGGAAGCAGGCTGATTTTGGCTATGTCAAAGAACGTCTCTCTGAGCTCAAAACATTCTGTAAGGCCAGCAAGCCA ggAGATTCATCACTAAAATGCACTAGACACACTAGATTTTGTAAGGCAACTAATCTTTATCTTGACTTGCGAGAGCCACGTAGAAGTCACGAGAG ataCAAGGAGGACTTCATTTCGGAAGGACAGATTGGCGGTCATTGCAGACTGAACAAGCGAGCACTTGCTGCCGAGGGACAGCACAAAAGCCCCTTGCAATCTTG gtatgctgagctgcagacatacacagagcTGGACTTCAATCCCACAGAGGATGGATATTGTGATATTCTTATTGAAGAACCCACAGTTTTTATGAAACTTGATGCTG GGGTCAACATGTACCACCATTTCTGTGACTTTGTCAACCTCTACATCTCCCAGCACATTAACAACTCCTTCAGCACAGATGTCAAGATTGTCATGTGGGACACG GTGTGTTTCAAAGATGCATTCTTCTCTCTCCTACCAAGAATGAGATATGGCCTCTTTTACAACACACCTCTT ATTTCAGACTGCTACAGTGAAGGGATGTTTAGGGCGTTCTCCCAGCATGTCCTCCATCGGCTAAACATCCTGCAAGCTGGGCCAAAG GAGGGGCGCATTCGTGTCACCCTGTTGGCACGCAGCACAGAATACAGAAGGATATTAAACCAACTGGAG cTTGTAAATGCCCTGAAGACAGTGCCTTTACTGGAGGTCAATGTGGTGGACTACAAATACAA GGATGTCCCCTTCCTGGAGCAGTTGAGGATTACCCACAACTCTGACATCTTTATAGGGATGCACGGGGCCGGTCTCAcacacctcctcttcctccctgactGGGCTGTCATCTTTGAGCT ATATAATTGTCAGGATGAGAGCTGCTATCGAGATTTGGCTCGGCTGCGGGGCATTCGATATGTGACTTGGCAGAAAATGGACAAAGTGCTCCCACAGGACAAG GGTCACCATCCCACCCTCGGGGGCCATCCAAAGTTCACTAACTACTCATTCGATGTAGGGGAGTTCATGCGGCTTGTGATGGAGGCAGCCGATTACGTCAAATGCCACCACAAATGGCAGAGCAGAACCCTTCATGATGAACTCTAG
- the eogt gene encoding EGF domain-specific O-linked N-acetylglucosamine transferase isoform X1 produces MLLLIVLGIVFSSAVVTTEKASKTNHNSSALLLNYSRISLPLEHVPYFLYNNKRVAKQCRLDPLCPFKGALLDSFACWGYEKNCDPGRRFGYPVCTKADSGWTHSLEAAKELFWKQADFGYVKERLSELKTFCKASKPGDSSLKCTRHTRFCKATNLYLDLREPRRSHERYKEDFISEGQIGGHCRLNKRALAAEGQHKSPLQSWYAELQTYTELDFNPTEDGYCDILIEEPTVFMKLDAGVNMYHHFCDFVNLYISQHINNSFSTDVKIVMWDTSFYGYGDLFSETWKAFSDHDIIHLKTYDSKRVCFKDAFFSLLPRMRYGLFYNTPLISDCYSEGMFRAFSQHVLHRLNILQAGPKEGRIRVTLLARSTEYRRILNQLELVNALKTVPLLEVNVVDYKYKDVPFLEQLRITHNSDIFIGMHGAGLTHLLFLPDWAVIFELYNCQDESCYRDLARLRGIRYVTWQKMDKVLPQDKGHHPTLGGHPKFTNYSFDVGEFMRLVMEAADYVKCHHKWQSRTLHDEL; encoded by the exons ATGCTGCTCTTGATTGTGCTGGGCAtagttttttcttctgctgtggTCACCACTGAGAAGGCTTCAAAAACTAACCACAACTCATCAGCACTGCTCCTCAACTACAGCAGGATCTCCCTGCCGCTGGAGCACGTACCCTACTTCCTCTACAACAACAAGAGAGTTGCCAAGCAATGCCGTCTGGACCCACTCTGCCCTTTTAAA GGTGCACTGCTGGATTCCTTTGCCTGTTGGGGGTATGAGAAGAACTGTGATCCAGGAAGGCGCTTTGGCTATCCAGTGTGTACCAAAGCTGACTCTGGATG GACTCATTCACTGGAGGCAGCCAAGGAGCTTTTTTGGAAGCAGGCTGATTTTGGCTATGTCAAAGAACGTCTCTCTGAGCTCAAAACATTCTGTAAGGCCAGCAAGCCA ggAGATTCATCACTAAAATGCACTAGACACACTAGATTTTGTAAGGCAACTAATCTTTATCTTGACTTGCGAGAGCCACGTAGAAGTCACGAGAG ataCAAGGAGGACTTCATTTCGGAAGGACAGATTGGCGGTCATTGCAGACTGAACAAGCGAGCACTTGCTGCCGAGGGACAGCACAAAAGCCCCTTGCAATCTTG gtatgctgagctgcagacatacacagagcTGGACTTCAATCCCACAGAGGATGGATATTGTGATATTCTTATTGAAGAACCCACAGTTTTTATGAAACTTGATGCTG GGGTCAACATGTACCACCATTTCTGTGACTTTGTCAACCTCTACATCTCCCAGCACATTAACAACTCCTTCAGCACAGATGTCAAGATTGTCATGTGGGACACG AGCTTTTATGGATATGGTGATCTGTTCAGTGAAACATGGAAGGCCTTCTCAGACCATGATATCATCCACCTGAAGACATATGACTCAAAAAGA GTGTGTTTCAAAGATGCATTCTTCTCTCTCCTACCAAGAATGAGATATGGCCTCTTTTACAACACACCTCTT ATTTCAGACTGCTACAGTGAAGGGATGTTTAGGGCGTTCTCCCAGCATGTCCTCCATCGGCTAAACATCCTGCAAGCTGGGCCAAAG GAGGGGCGCATTCGTGTCACCCTGTTGGCACGCAGCACAGAATACAGAAGGATATTAAACCAACTGGAG cTTGTAAATGCCCTGAAGACAGTGCCTTTACTGGAGGTCAATGTGGTGGACTACAAATACAA GGATGTCCCCTTCCTGGAGCAGTTGAGGATTACCCACAACTCTGACATCTTTATAGGGATGCACGGGGCCGGTCTCAcacacctcctcttcctccctgactGGGCTGTCATCTTTGAGCT ATATAATTGTCAGGATGAGAGCTGCTATCGAGATTTGGCTCGGCTGCGGGGCATTCGATATGTGACTTGGCAGAAAATGGACAAAGTGCTCCCACAGGACAAG GGTCACCATCCCACCCTCGGGGGCCATCCAAAGTTCACTAACTACTCATTCGATGTAGGGGAGTTCATGCGGCTTGTGATGGAGGCAGCCGATTACGTCAAATGCCACCACAAATGGCAGAGCAGAACCCTTCATGATGAACTCTAG